In one Oryza glaberrima chromosome 2, OglaRS2, whole genome shotgun sequence genomic region, the following are encoded:
- the LOC127764468 gene encoding uncharacterized protein LOC127764468 isoform X2: MRIDAAILAAVVAFLLPLRLLSLLARLSLTGSAGDLRRPCAAFALSAALLAAIFALPRDHARECAAASVVVPDDGEGAFRGEVRSDIEQLKLQLARLESMWDNNSKPLDGKSGALEEEDGEVVRAMGLDIQSLINEHENIKESLCGSYSDNTIKAMEKEIQILMDESRKMNSNIHNIWSMAKDTDNRVSALHSDVNMVLMDESRQMNSNVRELWSLAKDTERRVEGLHSDMRKVQILIDESRKMESSIYKMWSFAKQTEKRVEDLYSDVKKGFKQKGIKVPSWMDW, from the exons aTGAGGATCGACGCGGcgatcctcgccgccgtcgtcgccttcctcctccccctccgccttctctccctcctcgcccgcctCAGCCTCACCGGCAgcgccggcgacctccgccGTCCCTGCGCGGCCTTCGCGCtctccgccgcgctcctcgccgccatctTCGCCCTCCCGCGCGACCACGCCAGGGAGTGCGCCGCGGCATCCGTCGTCGTCCCCGATGACGGAGAGGGTGCCTTCCGCGGCGAGGTGCGGTCGGATATCGAGCAGCTGAAGCTCCAGCTCGCCAGGCTGG AGTCTATGTGGGATAACAATTCAAAACCATTGGATGGGAAAAGTGGTGctttggaggaggaggatggagagGTTGTGAGAGCAATGGGGCTGGATATTCAGTCCCTGATCAATGAGCATGAGAATATCAAG GAATCACTTTGTGGCTCATATTCTGATAATACTATCAAGGCAATGGAAAAGgag ATTCAAATTCTAATGGATGAATCAAGAAAGATGAACTCCAATATTCACAATATATGGTCAATGGCAAAGGATACAGATAATAGAGTCAGCGCTCTGCATTCAGATGTTAATATG GTTCTAATGGATGAATCAAGACAGATGAACTCTAATGTTCGTGAATTATGGTCATTGGCTAAGGATACAGAGAGAAGAGTAGAGGGTCTACATTCAGATATGAGAAAG GTTCAAATTCTAATTGATGAATCAAGAAAGATGGAGTCTAGTATATACAAAATGTGGTCATTTGCAAAGCAGACAGAGAAAAGGGTTGAAGATCTATATTCAGATGTGAAAAAG
- the LOC127764468 gene encoding uncharacterized protein LOC127764468 isoform X1, whose protein sequence is MRIDAAILAAVVAFLLPLRLLSLLARLSLTGSAGDLRRPCAAFALSAALLAAIFALPRDHARECAAASVVVPDDGEGAFRGEVRSDIEQLKLQLARLESMWDNNSKPLDGKSGALEEEDGEVVRAMGLDIQSLINEHENIKESLCGSYSDNTIKAMEKEIQILMDESRKMNSNIHNIWSMAKDTDNRVSALHSDVNMVQVLMDESRQMNSNVRELWSLAKDTERRVEGLHSDMRKVQILIDESRKMESSIYKMWSFAKQTEKRVEDLYSDVKKGFKQKGIKVPSWMDW, encoded by the exons aTGAGGATCGACGCGGcgatcctcgccgccgtcgtcgccttcctcctccccctccgccttctctccctcctcgcccgcctCAGCCTCACCGGCAgcgccggcgacctccgccGTCCCTGCGCGGCCTTCGCGCtctccgccgcgctcctcgccgccatctTCGCCCTCCCGCGCGACCACGCCAGGGAGTGCGCCGCGGCATCCGTCGTCGTCCCCGATGACGGAGAGGGTGCCTTCCGCGGCGAGGTGCGGTCGGATATCGAGCAGCTGAAGCTCCAGCTCGCCAGGCTGG AGTCTATGTGGGATAACAATTCAAAACCATTGGATGGGAAAAGTGGTGctttggaggaggaggatggagagGTTGTGAGAGCAATGGGGCTGGATATTCAGTCCCTGATCAATGAGCATGAGAATATCAAG GAATCACTTTGTGGCTCATATTCTGATAATACTATCAAGGCAATGGAAAAGgag ATTCAAATTCTAATGGATGAATCAAGAAAGATGAACTCCAATATTCACAATATATGGTCAATGGCAAAGGATACAGATAATAGAGTCAGCGCTCTGCATTCAGATGTTAATATG GTTCAGGTTCTAATGGATGAATCAAGACAGATGAACTCTAATGTTCGTGAATTATGGTCATTGGCTAAGGATACAGAGAGAAGAGTAGAGGGTCTACATTCAGATATGAGAAAG GTTCAAATTCTAATTGATGAATCAAGAAAGATGGAGTCTAGTATATACAAAATGTGGTCATTTGCAAAGCAGACAGAGAAAAGGGTTGAAGATCTATATTCAGATGTGAAAAAG
- the LOC127764468 gene encoding uncharacterized protein LOC127764468 isoform X3, with protein sequence MRIDAAILAAVVAFLLPLRLLSLLARLSLTGSAGDLRRPCAAFALSAALLAAIFALPRDHARECAAASVVVPDDGEGAFRGEVRSDIEQLKLQLARLESMWDNNSKPLDGKSGALEEEDGEVVRAMGLDIQSLINEHENIKESLCGSYSDNTIKAMEKEIQILMDESRKMNSNIHNIWSMAKDTDNRVSALHSDVNMVQVLMDESRQMNSNVRELWSLAKDTERRVEGLHSDMRKVQILIDESRKMESSIYKMWSFAKQTEKRVEDLYSDVKKKGIKVPSWMDW encoded by the exons aTGAGGATCGACGCGGcgatcctcgccgccgtcgtcgccttcctcctccccctccgccttctctccctcctcgcccgcctCAGCCTCACCGGCAgcgccggcgacctccgccGTCCCTGCGCGGCCTTCGCGCtctccgccgcgctcctcgccgccatctTCGCCCTCCCGCGCGACCACGCCAGGGAGTGCGCCGCGGCATCCGTCGTCGTCCCCGATGACGGAGAGGGTGCCTTCCGCGGCGAGGTGCGGTCGGATATCGAGCAGCTGAAGCTCCAGCTCGCCAGGCTGG AGTCTATGTGGGATAACAATTCAAAACCATTGGATGGGAAAAGTGGTGctttggaggaggaggatggagagGTTGTGAGAGCAATGGGGCTGGATATTCAGTCCCTGATCAATGAGCATGAGAATATCAAG GAATCACTTTGTGGCTCATATTCTGATAATACTATCAAGGCAATGGAAAAGgag ATTCAAATTCTAATGGATGAATCAAGAAAGATGAACTCCAATATTCACAATATATGGTCAATGGCAAAGGATACAGATAATAGAGTCAGCGCTCTGCATTCAGATGTTAATATG GTTCAGGTTCTAATGGATGAATCAAGACAGATGAACTCTAATGTTCGTGAATTATGGTCATTGGCTAAGGATACAGAGAGAAGAGTAGAGGGTCTACATTCAGATATGAGAAAG GTTCAAATTCTAATTGATGAATCAAGAAAGATGGAGTCTAGTATATACAAAATGTGGTCATTTGCAAAGCAGACAGAGAAAAGGGTTGAAGATCTATATTCAGATGTGAAAAAG